One genomic region from Balaenoptera acutorostrata chromosome 1, mBalAcu1.1, whole genome shotgun sequence encodes:
- the LOC103019341 gene encoding LOW QUALITY PROTEIN: histone-lysine N-methyltransferase, H3 lysine-36 specific-like (The sequence of the model RefSeq protein was modified relative to this genomic sequence to represent the inferred CDS: inserted 1 base in 1 codon), translating to MDQTCELPRRNCLLPFSNPVNLDAPEHKDSPFGNGESNFSEPLNGCTMQLRTASEKSQNAYGQDSPSCYIPLRRLQDLASMINAEYLNGSADGSESFXDPEKSDSRAQSPIVCTSLSPGGPTVLAMKQEPSCNKSPELQVKVTKTIKNGFLHLENFTCLDDADVGSEMDPEEPGTEDESIEEIFEETQTNATCNYEPKSENGVDVARGNEQDSTPDSRHGAVKSPFLPLAPQTETQRSKQRNEVDGSNEKAALLPAPLSLGDTTITIEEQLNSINLSFQNDPDSSTSTLGNMLELPGTSSSSTSQELPFVSSFWYNLNIFINVYIQAT from the exons ATGGATCAGACCTGTGAATTACCTAGAAGAAATTGTCTGCTGCCCTTTTCCAATCCAGTGAATTTAGATGCCCCTGAACACAAGGACAGCCCTTTCGGTAATGGTGAATCCAATTTTTCTGAGCCACTTAATGGGTGTACTATGCAGTTACGGACTGCCAGTGAAAAATCCCAAAATGCTTATGGACAAGATTCTCCATCTTGTTACATTCCACTGCGGAGGCTACAGGATTTGGCCTCCATGATCAATGCAGAGTATTTAAATGGTTCTGCTGATGGATCAGAATCCT CAGACCCTGAAAAAAGTGATTCAAGAGCTCAGTCGCCAATTGTTTGCACTTCCCTGAGTCCTGGTGGTCCAACAGTACTTGCTATGAAACAGGAACCCTCTTGTAATAAATCCCCGGAACTCCAGGTAAAAGTAACAAAGACTATCAAGAATGGCTTTCTGCACTTGGAGAATTTTACTTGTCTGGATGATGCAGATGTAGGTTCTGAAATGGACCCAGAAGAGCCAGGCACAGAGGATGAGAGTATAGAGGAGATCTTTGAGGAAACTCAGACCAATGCCACCTGCAATTATGAGCCTAAATCAGAGAATGGTGTAGACGTGGCCAGGGGAAATGAACAAGACAGCACACCAGACAGTAGACACGGTGCAGTCAAATCACCATTCTTGCCATTAGCTCctcaaactgaaacacagagaagtaAGCAAAGAAATGAAGTGGATGGCAGCAATGAAAAAGCAGCCCTTCTCCCAGCCCCCCTTTCACTAGGAGATACAACCATTACCATAGAAGAGCAATTAAACTcaataaatttatcttttcagAATGATCCAGACTCCAGTACCAGTACATTAGGAAACATGCTAGAATTACCTGGAACTTCATCATCATCTACTTCGCAGGAATTGCCATTTGTAAGCAGTTTTTGGTACaacttaaatatattcataaatgtatatatacaggCAACTTAA